In Colletotrichum higginsianum IMI 349063 chromosome 3, whole genome shotgun sequence, a genomic segment contains:
- a CDS encoding D-isomer specific 2-hydroxyacid dehydrogenase, with protein sequence MVFLSRSIRSVASSAWGLQTSSKASSLARPAFSRAAGTPSALARKLPGQLNSIRTLTTTRQNQVKVLAVLYDGGQHAKDVPGLLGTTENELGIRKWLEDQGHTLVTTSDKDGENSKFDQELVDAEIIITTPFHPGYLTAERLAKAKNLKLAVTAGIGSDHVDLNAANKTNGGVTVAEVTGSNVVSVAEHVVMTILVLIRNFVPAHEQVERGDWNVAAVAKQEYDLEGKTVGTVAIGRIGERVLRRLKAFDCKELLYYDYQPLSPEKEKEIGCRRVENLEEMLAQCDVVTINAPLHEKTRGLFNKDLISKMKKGSYLINTARGAIIVKEDVAEALKSGHLAGYGGDVWFPQPAPADHPLRTAKNPFGGGNAMVPHMSGTSLDAQKRYADGTKAIIDSYLSGREDYKPEDLIVHKGDYATKAYGQREKK encoded by the exons ATGGTATTTCTCTCTCGTAGCATCCGTTCTGTTGCTTCCTCGGCTTGGGGACTTCAAACCTCCTCCAAGGCATCGTCACTCGCAAGGCCTGCCTTCAGCCGAGCCGCTGGCACACCTTCGGCTCTCGCTCGCAAGCTGCCTGGTCAGCTCAATTCAATCCGTACACTAACAACTACTCGCCAAAACCAGGTCAAGGTTCTTGCAGTCCTTTACGACGGCGGTCAGCACGCCAAAGAC GTTCCTGGCCTTTTGGGCACCACCGAGAACGAGCTCGGCATCCGAAAGTGGCTCGAGGACCAGGGCCACACTCTGGTTACCACTTCTGACAAGGATGGCGAGAACTCAAAGTTCGACCAGGAACTTGTCGATGCCGAAATCATCATCACAACCCC CTTCCACCCCGGTTACCTCACTGCCGAGCGTCTTGCTAAGGCCAAGAACCTGAAGCTTGCCGTCACTGCTGGCATCGGCTCCGACCATGTCGACCTGAACGCTGCCAACAAGACCAATGGCGGCGTCACAGTCGCCGAAGTCACCGGCTCCAATGTTGTCTCCGTTGCCGAGCACGTCGTCATGACCATTCTCGTCCTCATCCGCAACTTCGTCCCCGCTCACGAGCAGGTCGAGCGCGGTGACTGgaacgtcgccgccgttgccaaGCAGGAGTACGACCTCGAGGGCAAGACTGTTGGCACTGTCGCCATTGGCCGTATCGGAGAGCGTGTCCTGCGCCGCCTCAAGGCCTTTGACTGCAAGGAGCTTCTCTACTACGACTACCAGCCCTTGTCtcccgagaaggagaaggagattgGCTGCCGCCGTGTAGAGAACTTGGAGGAGATGCTCGCCCAGTGCgacgtcgtcaccatcaacgCTCCTCTGCACGAGAAGACGCGCGGTCTCTTCAACAAGGACCTCATCtccaagatgaagaagggtTCCTACCTCATCAACACCGCCCGCGGTgccatcatcgtcaaggaggaTGTCGCGGAGGCCCTCAAGTCTGGCCACCTCGCCGGCTACGGCGGTGACGTCTGGTTCCCCCAGCCCGCCCCTGCCGACCATCCTCTGCGCACCGCCAAGAACcccttcggcggcggcaacgccaTGGTCCCCCACATGTCTGGTACCTCTCTCGATGCCCAGAAGCGTTACGCAGACGGTACCAAGGCCATCATTGACAGCTACTTGAGCGGCCGCGAAGACTACAAGCCCGAAGATCTCATCGTCCACAAGGGAGATTACGCCACCAAGGCGTACGGCCAACGTGAGAAGAAATAA
- a CDS encoding Amino acid transporter — translation MPPYTNVQSHRDSLELASLASSSRVDSAASDIPSSRPSISSSRKLSFDAEDPLDAANPAASAGRPNRHDRSYSVSSGFDFAANLFPLSSTAGAGGGGYAPIGAPTSTAIQNGGLGGGSLEKHKTLTYLNGLSLIVGLIIGSGIFSSPSQVSSKVGSPGAALVVWVIAGVLAWTGAASYAELGGAIPLNGGAQVYLAKIMGEMAGFLFTWVAVLVLKPGSAAIIAIIMGEYLVRAAIGAEAESLSPWVNKAVALVALVAVTVLNCVSTKLGTKVNDWLMFLKFIALLGVTVTGVVVAITGKTLTGKANMEWKTHEWFAGTSSDLSAWAVALYAGLWAYDGWDNTNYVVGEFRNPSRDLPRVIHTAMPLVILSYVMANIAYFLVLPQAAINASNTVAVQFGAKVFGPVGSLVLALIVSASCFGALNSSTFTSSRLVYVAGKEGYIPSVFGSIGLSRSEGHSVTTSRTSRGRVANLLIRILGDDDMGLFYTPVWALVLNGLLTAAYIVVGEFGTLLTFYGVAGYTFYFITVLGLIILRVREPQLDRPYKTWITTPIIFCCVSLFLLSRAVFAQPLQTVTVVLFVVAGVPVYFWRIRGRDQQVIKRETRHQLEHEGRSWWQFWKR, via the exons ATGCCGCCCTACACCAATGTCCAATCTCACCGCGACTCCCTCGAGctcgcctccctcgcctcctcctcccgcgtCGACTCAGCCGCCTCGGACATTCCTTCCTCTCGaccctccatctcctcttCCCGCAAGCTCTCCTTCGACGCCGAAGACCCTCTTGACGCTGCGAATCCGGCCGCGAGCGCCGGCAGACCGAACCGCCATGACCGCTCGTATTCCGTCTCTTCGGGCTTCGATTTCGCCGCGAACTTGTTTCCCCTAAGCtccaccgccggcgccggcggcggcggctacgcTCCTATCGGCGCGCCAACCTCGACGGCAATACAGAacggcgggctcggcggcggcagcctcgaGAAGCACAAGACGCTCACGTACCTCAATGGCTTGAGTCTGATCGTGGGCCTCATCATAGGGAGCGGCATCTTCTCCAGCCCCAGCCAAGTGAGCTCTAAGGTCGGCTCGCCTGGCGCCGCACTCGTGGTGTGGGTAATTGCTGGTGTGCTGGCGTGGACGGGCGCGGCGAGTTACGCGGAGCTTGGCGGCGCAATACCGCTGAACGGCGGCGCCCAAGTTTACCTCGCCAAGATCATGGGCGAGATGGCTGGGTTCCTGTTCACGTGGGTTGCGGTCCTGGTACTCAAACCCGGTAGtgccgccatcatcgccatcatcatgggGGAGTATCTCGTCCGGGCGGCGATCGGCGCGGAGGCGGAGAGCCTCAGTCCGTGGGTGAACAAGGCGGTGGCCTTGGTGGCGCTGGTCGCGGTGACGGTGCTCAACTGCGTGTCGACGAAGCTGGGCACCAAGGTAAACGACTGGCTCATGTTCCTCAAGTTCATCGCGCTGCTAGGCGTGACTGTGacgggcgtcgtcgttgcaATCACTGGCAAGACCCTGACAGGTAAGGCCAACATGGAGTGGAAGACGCACGAGTGGTTCGCTGGCACGTCATCGGATCTCTCTGCTTGGGCAGTAGCCCTGTACGCGGGCCTCTGGGCCTATGATGGCTGGGACAAC ACAAACTACGTCGTTGGCGAGTTCCGCAACCCGAGCCGGGACCTCCCTCGCGTCATCCATACGGCGATGCCGCTCGTGATCTTGTCCTACGTTATGGCCAATATCGCCTACTTCCTCGTGCTCCCCCAGGCCGCCATCAACGCCTCCAACACAGTCGCGGTACAGTTCGGCGCAAAGGTATTTGGGCCTGTCGGCTCTCTCGTGCTCGCGTTGATCGTCTCGGCGTCTTGCTTCGGCGCCCTGAACTCGTCAACCTTCACGTCATCGCGCCTAGTCTATGTCGCGGGAAAAGAAGGGTACATCCCCTCCGTCTTTGGCAGCATCGGGCTGTCTCGGTCAGAAGGCCACTCGGTGACGACCTCGCGAACCTCGCGTGGGCGTGTTGCAAATCTCCTAATCCGtatcctcggcgacgacgacatgggcCTCTTCTACACCCCCGTCTGGGCGCTTGTGCTCAACGGCCTGCTGACGGCTGCCTACATCGTTGTGGGCGAGTTTGGCACCCTGTTGACCTTTTACGGTGTGGCGGGATACACCTTTTACTTCATCACAGTCCTAGGTCTGATCATCCTCCGTGTACGCGAGCCACAGCTCGACCGCCCATACAAGACGTGGATCACAACGCCCATCATCTTCTGCTGCGTCTCGCTGTTCCTGCTGAGTCGTGCCGTGTTCGCGCAGCCGCTGCagacggtgacggtggtgttattcgtcgtcgccggcgtgccCGTGTACTTTTGGCGCATTCGCGGACGGGACCAGCAGGTCATCAAGCGCGAGACGAGGCATCAATTGGAGCACGAGGGGCGTTCATGGTGGCAGTTCTGGAAGCGTTGA